A genomic region of Arachis stenosperma cultivar V10309 chromosome 9, arast.V10309.gnm1.PFL2, whole genome shotgun sequence contains the following coding sequences:
- the LOC130947394 gene encoding uncharacterized protein LOC130947394 produces MEKRSCSIELEPRTLSQVQLIQVREVAADVVQKLEPREASALFVEGLIHPMKDENGGKIEKAEDIVDDDDDEIKECECQCSFNNENTNHVNLKEPLSAPF; encoded by the exons ATGGAAAAGAGATCTTGCTCCATTGAACTAGAGCCTAGGACCTTAAGTCAAGTGCAACTCATCCAAGTTAGG GAAGTGGCTGCAGATGTAGTTCAAAAGTTAGaaccaagagaagcctcagctctcTTTGTTGAG GGGCTTATACATCCAATGAAGGATGAAAATGGAGGCAAAATTGAGAAGGCAGAGGAtattgttgatgatgatgatgatgagattAAAGAATGTGAATGCCAATGTTCCTTCAACAATGAAAACACAAATCATGTTAATCTAAAAGAGCCTCTTTCAGCACCATTTTAA
- the LOC130947899 gene encoding GATA transcription factor 9-like: protein MEGPEYFVGGYYGAGGDQFSTEKRHGVGGGDQKHGGYGGGGEPFAIDDLLDFSNADAIMSDGFFENVAGNSSTDSSNVTAVDSCNSSVSGGDNHFPAGIVPRAFSSGDPQFSGGDLCVPYDDMAELEWLSNFVEDSFSTEEDLKTLQLLSGGGATVINGRKPQTPESSSSSENALHPPFDTARNAPFLLHQETPLPGKARSKRSRAAPGDWSTRLLHLSTPPSPKLQTSAAEHKPPTPKVAAPTTTKRREVNAECLGRKCLHCGADKTPQWRTGPMGPKTLCNACGVRFKSGRLVPEYRPAASPTFVSTKHSNSHRKVLELRRQKDLQRQHQQQQQLMSQTSIFGVSNGGDEFLIHHHHHPHHHQQHHCGPDFRHVI, encoded by the exons ATGGAAGGGCCGGAATACTTCGTCGGTGGCTATTACGGCGCCGGAGGAGACCAATTCTCAACGGAGAAGCGGCACGGCGTCGGCGGTGGTGACCAGAAGCACGGTGGCTATGGCGGCGGTGGCGAGCCGTTTGCCATTGACGACCTACTTGATTTCTCCAACGCCGACGCCATCATGTCCGACGGATTCTTTGAAAATGTCGCCGGAAACTCCTCCACCGACTCGTCCAACGTCACCGCGGTTGACAGCTGTAACTCCTCCGTCTCCGGTGGCGACAACCATTTCCCTGCCGGCATTGTCCCTCGCGCATTCTCCTCCGGCGATCCACAATTCTCCGGCGGTGATCTCTGCGTTCCG TACGATGACATGGCGGAACTGGAGTGGCTCTCGAACTTCGTGGAGGACTCGTTCTCCACCGAAGAAGATCTGAAAACGCTGCAGCTTCTCTCCGGCGGTGGCGCCACTGTCATCAACGGCAGAAAACCTCAGACGCCGGAGTCATCATCTTCCTCGGAAAACGCGCTCCATCCTCCATTTGATACCGCGCGAAACGCACCGTTTCTTCTTCATCAGGAGACGCCGCTTCCAGGCAAAGCTCGCAGCAAGCGCTCACGCGCGGCGCCGGGGGATTGGTCCACGCGCTTGCTTCACCTCTCGACTCCTCCGTCGCCGAAACTCCAGACGTCTGCGGCGGAGCATAAGCCTCCGACACCGAAAGTGGCGGCACCGACGACGACGAAGAGGAGGGAGGTGAATGCGGAGTGTTTGGGGAGAAAGTGTCTACACTGCGGCGCAGATAAGACGCCACAGTGGCGAACAGGGCCCATGGGCCCAAAGACTCTGTGCAACGCTTGCGGTGTGAGGTTTAAGTCGGGCCGACTTGTGCCTGAGTACAGGCCCGCGGCGAGCCCAACTTTCGTTTCAACGAAGCACTCGAATTCTCATAGGAAGGTTCTGGAACTGAGGCGGCAGAAGGATTTGCAGCGGCAGCATCAGCAGCAGCAGCAACTGATGAGTCAAACTTCCATTTTTGGTGTATCCAACGGTGGAGATGAGTTCTTaatccatcatcatcatcatcctcatcatcatcaacaacaCCATTGTGGCCCTGATTTTAGGCATGTTATCTAG